The following proteins are co-located in the Haloplanus sp. HW8-1 genome:
- a CDS encoding universal stress protein, translated as MSLTSLGEFLGSDDDAPEVLPGIAGRFDGEHILVPLLTSEGPALSDQLKIATTLGRATGAALSVIDPVPVTERTPGTVGDAEDDTLPNWLFDGAADSGSQPDGDFLRTGNAATGVLRVVRANDVDTLVLPSGSHSPRLRKRIVGAIAVHAECDIVVVNGRSGYETVPSILLPVAGGPHSGVAADLARAIAADCGAWIDVLHIVDEDASRRRREAANDLVDDVYRRIGRPETTTKWVLAADGVTEAIIEQSRYYGLTVVGAPTKGRLRQFIFGSTTHSVRTNAGSVVLSVRNNSRRPAADD; from the coding sequence ATGAGTCTCACGTCGCTGGGGGAGTTTCTGGGCAGCGACGACGACGCGCCCGAGGTTCTGCCGGGGATCGCAGGGCGATTCGACGGCGAGCATATCCTCGTTCCGCTTCTCACCTCCGAGGGTCCGGCGCTCTCCGACCAACTCAAGATCGCCACGACACTCGGCCGGGCGACCGGTGCCGCGCTTTCCGTCATCGATCCGGTGCCCGTCACCGAACGGACACCCGGGACGGTCGGCGACGCCGAAGACGATACCCTTCCGAACTGGCTGTTCGATGGGGCTGCCGACTCAGGGTCCCAACCGGACGGTGATTTCCTCCGCACGGGGAACGCGGCCACGGGCGTTCTCCGGGTAGTTCGGGCGAACGACGTCGACACGCTCGTGTTGCCGAGTGGTTCCCACAGTCCTCGTCTCCGCAAGCGAATCGTCGGGGCAATCGCGGTACACGCCGAGTGTGACATCGTCGTCGTGAACGGCCGGTCCGGATACGAGACGGTGCCGTCGATCCTGTTGCCGGTCGCCGGCGGCCCGCACTCGGGGGTCGCCGCCGACCTCGCTCGGGCCATCGCCGCCGACTGTGGCGCGTGGATCGACGTGCTCCACATCGTCGACGAGGACGCCTCCCGGCGTCGGCGGGAGGCGGCGAACGACCTCGTCGACGACGTCTATCGTCGCATCGGCCGTCCCGAAACGACGACCAAATGGGTGCTGGCGGCCGACGGCGTCACGGAAGCGATCATCGAACAGTCCCGGTACTACGGGCTCACGGTCGTCGGCGCCCCGACCAAGGGGCGTCTCCGTCAGTTCATCTTCGGGTCGACGACCCACTCCGTGCGAACGAACGCGGGGAGCGTCGTTCTGTCCGTGCGCAACAACAGCCGTCGACCGGCCGCCGACGACTGA
- a CDS encoding glycosyltransferase family 4 protein gives MKTLLVTHRYPPRTGGVETHVRELATRLADRGDDVTVFSADAGPDVPTDTVADGVRVRRFRAASPGESFYVAPGLVPAVRRADADVVHAHNYHALPLLLAALGVTDERFVVTPHYHGASADGVRNALLSGYRPLGRWALRRADAVIAVSEWERDRLRADFGVDATVIPNGVDVERFAAADAEKRTRPYLLSVGRLEEYKGVQHAIRALSELSDYDLVVAGSGPYRDELERVAREEGVADRVDFLGYVADERLPGLYAGAEAFLNLSAFEAYGITVAEALAAGTPCVVREAGALGDWSSAAGCVGVSALDPSPITDAVLSARCRSKTATSGVEVPTWNETVDTVYETYTASSDPPSPSTNG, from the coding sequence ATGAAGACGCTGCTGGTCACGCACCGCTACCCACCCCGAACCGGCGGCGTCGAGACACACGTCCGGGAGTTGGCGACCCGACTCGCCGACCGCGGGGACGACGTGACGGTGTTCAGCGCCGACGCCGGGCCGGACGTGCCGACCGACACGGTCGCGGACGGCGTTCGAGTCCGCCGATTTCGCGCCGCGAGTCCCGGCGAGTCGTTCTACGTCGCGCCGGGGCTGGTTCCCGCCGTCCGCCGTGCCGACGCGGACGTGGTCCACGCCCACAACTATCACGCTCTGCCCCTCCTGCTTGCCGCCCTGGGTGTGACTGACGAGCGGTTCGTCGTGACTCCACACTACCACGGGGCGAGTGCCGACGGTGTGCGGAACGCGTTGCTGTCCGGGTACCGTCCCCTCGGCCGCTGGGCCCTGCGACGGGCCGACGCCGTGATCGCGGTGAGTGAGTGGGAGCGCGACCGGCTCCGCGCCGACTTCGGCGTCGACGCGACGGTGATCCCCAACGGCGTCGACGTGGAGCGGTTCGCGGCGGCGGACGCCGAAAAGCGAACGCGGCCGTACCTCCTCTCGGTCGGCCGACTGGAGGAGTACAAGGGCGTCCAGCACGCGATCCGGGCGCTGTCCGAACTCTCCGACTACGATCTGGTCGTCGCCGGCAGCGGGCCGTACCGCGACGAACTGGAACGGGTCGCCCGCGAGGAGGGGGTCGCGGACCGCGTCGACTTCCTCGGGTACGTCGCCGACGAGCGGCTACCGGGACTGTACGCCGGGGCCGAGGCGTTCCTGAACCTCTCGGCGTTCGAAGCCTACGGGATCACGGTGGCGGAGGCACTGGCCGCGGGGACGCCGTGTGTGGTGCGGGAGGCGGGGGCGCTGGGGGACTGGTCGAGCGCGGCGGGGTGTGTGGGAGTCTCCGCGCTCGATCCGTCGCCGATCACTGACGCCGTCCTCTCGGCCCGGTGTCGTTCCAAAACCGCCACGTCCGGCGTCGAGGTTCCGACCTGGAACGAGACCGTCGACACGGTGTACGAAACCTATACGGCCAGTTCCGACCCGCCGTCACCGTCGACGAACGGATGA
- a CDS encoding dTMP kinase — translation MDGLPTSDGAVGFGLLVTGAAPALALGSLFRVAQSSVGTLGWFALGTVATVWAAMLCPAGYKLLRYPSTRTVSLGRLVSELRRGRLGALRSGLLVSFSGIDGAGKTTQAERLIEEFEAIDVPAVHVWARWRPFVSYPLMGVLYVLFGWRRKDYHRSRTLRHVWGYLVALDQLIFFSRHLLVPLLRGKVVFVDRYLLDQLVELEYDGLYNPRAATLLRRLLPSPERTVLMEVPVETALDRKDDTQEMLDRLHIDTDARTYLERRQELYRKHAADVGHVTRVDTSRPIEETNEELRDSLFDTYFRF, via the coding sequence ATGGACGGGCTCCCGACCTCCGACGGCGCCGTCGGGTTCGGACTACTGGTGACGGGGGCTGCGCCAGCGCTGGCTCTGGGGTCCCTGTTCCGAGTCGCGCAGTCGTCCGTCGGTACACTCGGCTGGTTCGCACTCGGCACCGTCGCGACGGTGTGGGCGGCGATGCTCTGTCCGGCGGGATACAAACTCCTCAGATACCCCTCCACCAGGACCGTCTCTCTCGGCCGGCTGGTCTCGGAGCTTCGGCGAGGACGGCTCGGCGCCCTACGGAGCGGGCTATTGGTGAGTTTCTCCGGAATCGACGGGGCCGGCAAGACGACCCAGGCCGAACGGCTGATCGAGGAGTTCGAGGCGATCGACGTCCCCGCCGTTCACGTGTGGGCGCGCTGGCGCCCGTTCGTCTCCTATCCGCTCATGGGCGTCCTCTACGTGTTGTTCGGTTGGCGGCGGAAGGATTACCACCGCAGTCGAACGTTACGACACGTCTGGGGATATCTGGTGGCGCTGGACCAGCTGATCTTCTTTTCCAGGCACCTGCTCGTTCCGCTGCTACGCGGAAAGGTGGTGTTCGTGGACAGATATTTGCTCGACCAGCTCGTCGAACTCGAGTACGACGGACTGTACAATCCCCGGGCTGCGACGCTGCTCCGCCGACTCCTGCCGTCGCCCGAGCGGACGGTGCTGATGGAGGTGCCGGTCGAGACGGCACTGGACCGGAAAGACGACACCCAAGAGATGCTGGACCGTCTCCACATCGACACGGACGCGAGAACGTATCTCGAACGGCGGCAGGAACTCTACCGGAAACACGCTGCCGACGTCGGACACGTCACGCGCGTGGACACCTCCCGGCCGATCGAAGAGACCAACGAAGAACTTCGCGACTCGCTGTTCGATACGTACTTCCGCTTCTGA
- a CDS encoding metal-dependent hydrolase translates to MPDLLAHALFAYAAATFAARRFGWMTPPFTTLTMVGAMLPDLSKVYLVLDDDVLEAIVGGPIEWLALHTGGGIVLSVAIGVVAVAGRYRRRAAVVLGGGALSHVVLDLFLHTASGLAPYAIFWPLTPYRPPTPGVYLSTQLWPTALAGALAAVTWYDSTSRSP, encoded by the coding sequence ATGCCCGACTTACTCGCACACGCCCTGTTTGCGTACGCCGCGGCGACGTTCGCAGCCAGGCGGTTCGGCTGGATGACGCCGCCGTTCACGACCTTGACGATGGTCGGTGCGATGCTCCCCGACCTCAGCAAGGTATATCTCGTCCTCGACGACGACGTCTTGGAGGCCATCGTCGGCGGGCCGATCGAGTGGCTGGCGCTTCACACCGGTGGGGGGATCGTTCTCTCGGTCGCCATCGGCGTCGTCGCGGTCGCGGGGCGGTACCGTCGACGGGCGGCGGTGGTACTCGGCGGCGGCGCCCTGTCTCACGTCGTGCTGGACCTGTTTCTGCACACCGCGTCGGGACTTGCACCTTACGCGATCTTCTGGCCGCTGACCCCGTACCGCCCACCGACGCCAGGGGTCTATCTCAGTACGCAGCTGTGGCCGACGGCTCTCGCTGGCGCGCTTGCGGCGGTCACCTGGTACGACTCGACGTCGCGTTCCCCGTAG
- a CDS encoding acyltransferase — protein sequence MTDSGADRRHDRLDRHPAAGPRNSLWHWTDAKHPLRVVVNYLAVWLIRVSPSLRLKNWLLRRLGATVESGVAVGLEATPDVFWPELVTLRADAIVGYDATLLCHEFLQDEYRTGEVVVGERAMIGAGVVVLPGVEIGADATVAANSLVVEDVPPGTTVAGVPARPVEGGLRETGEGR from the coding sequence GTGACCGATTCGGGCGCCGACCGCCGACACGACCGCCTCGACCGCCATCCTGCGGCGGGGCCGCGGAACTCGCTGTGGCACTGGACGGACGCGAAACACCCGCTCCGGGTCGTCGTGAACTACCTCGCGGTCTGGCTGATCCGCGTCTCGCCGAGCCTGCGGCTGAAAAACTGGCTCCTCCGGCGCCTCGGCGCGACCGTCGAGTCGGGCGTCGCCGTCGGCCTGGAGGCGACGCCGGACGTGTTCTGGCCCGAACTCGTGACGCTGCGGGCCGACGCCATCGTCGGCTACGACGCCACCTTGCTCTGTCACGAGTTCCTGCAAGACGAGTATCGTACCGGCGAGGTGGTAGTCGGCGAGCGCGCGATGATCGGCGCGGGGGTCGTCGTCCTTCCGGGCGTCGAAATCGGCGCCGACGCGACGGTGGCGGCCAACTCGCTGGTGGTCGAGGACGTGCCGCCGGGGACGACGGTCGCCGGCGTGCCGGCGCGGCCGGTCGAGGGGGGACTGCGCGAGACCGGCGAGGGTAGGTGA
- a CDS encoding MFS transporter translates to MADETGVPWRSGRLYLLLATAAVAPLDVTILGPALPAIGDAFGVSSARSGLVITAFAAPGAVLAPVVGMYADRFGRRRVVVPCLLLFGLAGVAVTLATKFWIVLVLRAVQGSVGGSILAALSMALVGDYYEGARRNAVMGALSAVLSFSAATGPVLGGVLAARSWDAPFALYGTSVVVAAFVYRYLDAPAGRGDGEQEGDGRSESRPTGTHDTSYLRAAVASLPAAEALALYGATLAGFAFVFGGVLTAVPFLLEETYGLASGQVGALVTGAMLLAAVVAVFNGRFARHLSNLGLVSLGFVGYALGLVGVWASTAVPSILLALSIFGAGHGLVLPSVASALSGLAGPEFRGGVMSLRTSVVLGAQALGPPLFTLPAARLGYELPLGVAGVGAGLLAGVLFVVAGGRTGVVDAPGDGR, encoded by the coding sequence ATGGCGGACGAGACCGGCGTCCCGTGGCGATCCGGACGGCTGTATCTCCTCCTGGCGACAGCGGCGGTGGCACCCCTCGACGTGACCATCCTCGGCCCGGCGCTGCCGGCCATCGGCGACGCGTTCGGCGTCTCGAGCGCCCGGAGCGGCCTCGTCATCACCGCCTTCGCGGCCCCGGGAGCGGTCCTCGCACCCGTCGTGGGGATGTACGCCGACCGCTTCGGCCGGCGACGGGTCGTCGTCCCCTGTCTGTTGCTCTTCGGCCTCGCCGGCGTCGCCGTGACGTTGGCCACGAAGTTCTGGATCGTCCTCGTCCTCCGGGCCGTCCAGGGCAGCGTCGGCGGCAGCATCCTTGCCGCGCTGTCGATGGCGCTCGTCGGCGACTACTACGAGGGGGCCCGCCGCAACGCCGTCATGGGTGCCCTCAGTGCGGTGCTCTCGTTCAGCGCCGCCACCGGTCCCGTCCTCGGCGGCGTCCTCGCCGCCCGGTCGTGGGACGCACCCTTCGCCCTCTACGGGACGAGCGTCGTCGTCGCGGCCTTCGTCTATCGCTATCTCGACGCGCCGGCGGGGAGGGGTGACGGCGAACAAGAGGGCGACGGGCGATCCGAGTCGCGACCGACGGGGACACACGATACGTCCTACCTGCGTGCGGCGGTGGCGTCGCTCCCGGCGGCGGAGGCGCTGGCGCTGTACGGCGCGACGCTCGCCGGGTTCGCGTTCGTCTTCGGGGGCGTCCTCACCGCTGTCCCGTTCCTGCTGGAGGAGACGTACGGGCTGGCGTCGGGTCAGGTGGGGGCGCTGGTGACGGGTGCGATGTTGCTCGCGGCGGTCGTGGCCGTGTTCAACGGTCGGTTCGCTCGTCACCTGTCGAATCTCGGGCTCGTCTCCCTCGGATTCGTCGGCTACGCCCTCGGCCTCGTCGGGGTGTGGGCGTCCACCGCCGTGCCGAGCATCCTCCTCGCGCTCTCGATTTTCGGGGCGGGCCACGGCCTCGTCCTCCCGTCGGTGGCGTCGGCGCTGTCGGGGCTCGCGGGCCCCGAATTCCGCGGGGGCGTTATGAGCCTGCGGACGAGCGTCGTCCTCGGGGCGCAGGCGCTCGGTCCGCCGCTTTTTACCCTCCCCGCGGCGCGACTGGGCTACGAACTGCCACTCGGCGTCGCGGGCGTCGGCGCGGGACTCCTCGCGGGCGTCCTGTTCGTCGTCGCCGGCGGGCGGACGGGCGTCGTCGACGCGCCGGGGGACGGCCGGTAG
- a CDS encoding AsnC family transcriptional regulator, with protein sequence MRDLDETDLEILRLLMSDARKPWAEIAEVVDLSPPAVSDRVDRLREIGIVRRFTVDIDRSKLREGVPVLVRIETATEATDDVRSTLRDAEAVEHLFTTAERDLICYARVPAGNVPQWLDATLAEGVVDDYEVTLLTEGEWTPTVGGTGFALSCAECGNTVTSEGTTARIGGDRHQFCCPSCESRFESRYERFEAGAADDPT encoded by the coding sequence ATGCGCGACCTCGACGAGACCGACCTGGAGATCCTGCGGTTGCTGATGAGCGACGCCCGGAAACCGTGGGCGGAGATCGCCGAGGTGGTCGATCTCTCCCCACCGGCGGTGTCGGATCGGGTCGACCGTCTCCGCGAGATTGGGATCGTCCGCCGATTCACCGTCGACATCGACCGCTCGAAGCTCCGCGAGGGAGTGCCAGTGCTGGTCCGCATCGAGACGGCGACCGAGGCGACCGACGACGTGCGGTCGACGCTCCGGGACGCCGAGGCGGTCGAACACCTGTTTACGACCGCCGAACGCGACCTGATCTGCTACGCTCGCGTCCCCGCCGGAAACGTCCCGCAGTGGCTCGACGCGACCCTCGCGGAGGGCGTCGTCGACGACTACGAGGTGACGCTCCTGACGGAAGGCGAGTGGACGCCGACGGTCGGCGGCACCGGCTTCGCCCTCTCCTGTGCCGAGTGTGGGAACACGGTGACCAGCGAGGGGACGACCGCCCGGATCGGCGGCGACCGCCACCAGTTTTGCTGTCCCTCCTGTGAGAGCCGGTTCGAATCGCGATACGAGCGGTTCGAGGCGGGAGCGGCGGACGACCCGACGTAG
- the dacZ gene encoding diadenylate cyclase DacZ has protein sequence MATLRDSLGELVADVDGLFLFSPSASYYERFDDVDVTRVVVDAENMVGAEDFVELPLSFENTRDRIKFGIEGAMEQGFVAEGDVVACTAAMFGDDPDCLVRVRADESMRSGIYNLFTDSRAEPGVIRNVIEVAIDLGKKGQKGKPVGALFVVGDAGKVMNKSRPLSYNPFEKSHVHVGDPIVNVMLKEFSRLDGAFVVSDSGKIVSAYRYLEPSAEGVDIPKGLGARHMAGGAITRDTNAIAIVLSESDGMVRAFKGGDLILEIDPEEY, from the coding sequence ATGGCGACGTTACGGGATTCTCTCGGCGAGCTCGTGGCGGACGTCGACGGTCTGTTCCTGTTTTCCCCGTCGGCTTCCTACTACGAGCGCTTCGACGACGTGGACGTGACTCGTGTGGTCGTCGACGCCGAAAATATGGTCGGCGCGGAGGACTTCGTCGAACTCCCGCTGTCGTTCGAGAACACGCGGGATCGGATCAAGTTCGGGATCGAGGGCGCGATGGAGCAGGGCTTCGTCGCCGAGGGGGATGTCGTCGCCTGCACGGCGGCGATGTTCGGCGACGATCCTGACTGTCTGGTCCGGGTGCGCGCCGACGAGTCGATGCGCTCCGGTATCTACAACCTCTTTACCGACTCCCGGGCCGAACCGGGCGTCATCCGTAACGTGATCGAGGTGGCCATCGACCTCGGGAAGAAAGGGCAGAAGGGCAAGCCCGTGGGCGCCCTGTTCGTCGTCGGCGACGCCGGCAAGGTGATGAACAAGTCCCGGCCGCTCAGTTACAACCCCTTCGAGAAATCCCACGTCCACGTCGGCGACCCCATCGTGAACGTGATGCTCAAGGAGTTCTCCCGGCTGGACGGCGCCTTCGTCGTTTCGGACTCGGGCAAGATCGTCTCGGCGTACCGCTACCTGGAGCCGTCCGCGGAGGGCGTCGACATCCCGAAGGGGCTTGGCGCACGCCACATGGCCGGCGGCGCGATCACGCGGGACACCAACGCCATCGCCATCGTGCTCTCGGAGTCGGACGGGATGGTCCGGGCGTTCAAAGGCGGCGACCTGATTCTGGAGATCGATCCGGAGGAGTACTGA
- the purD gene encoding phosphoribosylamine--glycine ligase, whose product MSETVLLVGGGGREHAIARAVAPDCELYACASNRNPGIAALAEAVRSIDERDADGIVDFATDVGATLAVIGPESALAAGVADALAAADVYTFGPRAEAARIETDKAYQRQFMREHGIPGCPDFETFDDTEAACEYIDGYDGDLAVKPAGLTGGKGVRVTGDQVTKAEAKAYLRDSDYDRVVLEERLVGEEFTVQAFVASEGSETPRATGRSPVTDGEVRTTPAVQDHKRAYEGDEGPNTGGMGSYSDADPTLPFMDAADYDAAVDVLEATVDALPTYAGVLYGQFMLTAEGVRVVEFNARFGDPEAMNTLPVMETPFIDVLTAARDGESLPDLSFVPRATVCKYAVPAGYPTDPEAGARIEVDEGSVERAAAERGTDAGEAHLFYASVDAREDGLYTTTSRAFAVVGVDETIGDAEAIADGALAAAGDGLRVREDIGKPSLVQRRIDHVDRLRE is encoded by the coding sequence ATGTCAGAGACAGTGCTCCTCGTCGGCGGCGGCGGGCGCGAACACGCCATCGCCCGCGCCGTCGCGCCGGACTGTGAGCTCTATGCCTGTGCGAGCAACCGCAATCCCGGCATCGCCGCGCTGGCCGAGGCGGTCAGGTCGATCGACGAACGCGACGCCGACGGTATCGTCGACTTCGCGACGGACGTGGGGGCCACGCTCGCGGTGATCGGCCCGGAGTCCGCCCTCGCGGCGGGCGTCGCCGACGCGCTGGCGGCGGCGGACGTCTACACCTTCGGCCCGCGGGCCGAGGCGGCGCGCATCGAGACCGACAAGGCCTACCAGCGGCAGTTCATGCGCGAACACGGCATCCCCGGCTGTCCCGACTTCGAGACGTTCGACGACACCGAAGCGGCCTGCGAGTACATCGACGGCTACGACGGCGACCTGGCGGTCAAGCCCGCCGGCCTCACCGGCGGCAAGGGCGTCCGCGTCACCGGCGACCAAGTGACGAAAGCGGAGGCGAAGGCGTATCTCCGCGACTCGGACTACGACCGCGTCGTCCTGGAGGAGCGACTGGTCGGCGAGGAGTTCACCGTACAGGCGTTCGTCGCCAGCGAGGGGTCGGAGACCCCTCGGGCAACCGGACGCAGCCCGGTGACGGACGGCGAGGTGCGGACGACCCCGGCGGTCCAGGACCACAAGCGCGCCTACGAGGGCGACGAGGGGCCCAACACCGGCGGGATGGGGAGTTACAGCGACGCCGACCCGACGCTGCCGTTCATGGACGCCGCCGACTACGACGCCGCGGTGGACGTCCTAGAAGCGACAGTCGACGCCCTCCCGACCTACGCGGGCGTCCTCTACGGCCAGTTCATGCTCACCGCCGAGGGGGTTCGCGTCGTGGAGTTCAACGCCCGCTTCGGCGACCCCGAGGCGATGAACACGCTGCCGGTCATGGAGACGCCGTTCATCGACGTGCTCACGGCCGCGCGGGACGGCGAGTCGCTTCCCGACCTCTCCTTCGTGCCGCGGGCGACTGTCTGTAAGTACGCCGTCCCGGCGGGCTATCCGACCGATCCCGAGGCCGGCGCGCGCATCGAGGTGGACGAGGGGAGCGTCGAGCGTGCGGCGGCCGAACGCGGCACCGACGCGGGCGAGGCGCACCTCTTCTATGCGAGCGTCGACGCCCGCGAGGACGGCCTCTACACCACCACCTCCCGGGCCTTCGCCGTCGTCGGCGTGGACGAGACCATCGGCGACGCGGAGGCCATCGCCGATGGTGCACTCGCGGCTGCGGGCGACGGCCTGCGCGTCAGGGAGGATATCGGGAAACCGTCGCTCGTCCAGCGACGGATCGACCACGTCGATCGACTGCGTGAGTGA
- the aglJ gene encoding S-layer glycoprotein N-glycosyltransferase AglJ, with protein sequence MPGTDAVCVLIPTLDEAATIGDVVSDFREAGFEDVLVVDGGSDDGTVASASEAGARVVTQSGAGKGQAVREAVRDHVEAGYVLMLDGDGTYRAEDAAAVLEPLREDEADHVIGNRFADMRPGAMTALNRVGNRLINGAFAAIHGESFGDILSGYRAFTRESFERMHLTADGFGIETEMAVECAKRDIPTAVVPITYLPRPSGSNTNLHPFRDGGIILLELYRRAKTNNPLFYFGSIGTVSSITGVVIAAYVGVEWVTRGISHEVLAVVAAFAILVGVQLLMFGVLADLILSLHRERLREDG encoded by the coding sequence ATGCCCGGCACCGACGCCGTTTGCGTCCTCATCCCCACGCTCGACGAGGCGGCGACCATCGGCGACGTCGTCTCGGATTTCCGGGAGGCGGGGTTCGAGGACGTCCTCGTCGTCGACGGCGGATCGGACGACGGCACGGTGGCGTCCGCCAGCGAGGCGGGTGCCCGCGTCGTCACGCAGTCGGGGGCCGGCAAGGGACAGGCGGTTCGCGAAGCGGTTCGCGACCACGTCGAGGCAGGGTACGTCCTCATGCTGGACGGCGACGGGACGTACCGGGCCGAGGACGCGGCGGCAGTCCTCGAACCCCTCCGCGAGGACGAGGCCGACCACGTCATCGGTAACCGCTTTGCCGACATGCGACCGGGCGCGATGACGGCGCTCAACCGCGTCGGCAACCGTCTCATCAACGGCGCTTTCGCCGCCATCCACGGCGAGTCCTTCGGCGACATTCTCTCGGGCTACCGGGCGTTCACCCGGGAGTCCTTCGAGCGGATGCATCTCACGGCCGACGGCTTCGGCATCGAGACGGAGATGGCGGTCGAGTGTGCCAAACGCGACATTCCGACGGCCGTGGTCCCCATCACGTACCTCCCCCGACCGTCGGGGTCGAACACCAACCTCCACCCCTTCCGCGACGGTGGAATCATCCTCCTCGAACTCTACCGTCGGGCGAAGACCAACAACCCGCTCTTTTATTTCGGGAGCATCGGGACCGTGTCGTCGATCACCGGCGTGGTGATCGCCGCCTACGTGGGCGTCGAGTGGGTGACCCGCGGCATCTCCCACGAGGTGCTCGCGGTGGTCGCCGCATTCGCCATCCTCGTCGGCGTCCAACTGTTGATGTTCGGCGTCCTCGCGGATCTGATCCTCTCGTTGCATCGCGAGCGCCTGCGCGAGGATGGATAG
- a CDS encoding glycosyltransferase family 2 protein yields the protein MIVPTIREDNVTFDTIPSEAERIIRRDEGLNVARNAGVRSATNDWIVIADDDIEFPTETVAETLDRLDDWTLAGLRDFEPLRWVIGRLLIFHRNLWERVGGFDESRHHGGDTDFAIRVEKAGGRIYHLDRDAVPHHDVDTGESMAPLAHLEWLLYLTRRHPRRFGPVAVRIVLGRLRR from the coding sequence GTGATCGTTCCCACAATCAGGGAGGACAACGTCACGTTCGATACCATCCCGTCCGAAGCGGAGCGGATCATCCGACGCGACGAGGGGCTGAACGTCGCTCGAAACGCCGGCGTACGGTCTGCGACGAACGACTGGATCGTCATCGCCGACGACGACATCGAGTTTCCGACCGAGACTGTCGCCGAAACTCTCGACCGACTCGACGACTGGACGCTTGCCGGTCTTCGGGACTTCGAACCCCTTCGGTGGGTCATCGGACGACTGTTGATCTTCCACCGGAACCTGTGGGAACGGGTCGGTGGGTTCGACGAATCGAGACACCACGGGGGCGATACCGACTTCGCCATTCGGGTAGAGAAAGCCGGCGGCCGGATCTATCACCTCGATCGGGACGCGGTCCCCCATCATGACGTCGATACCGGGGAGTCGATGGCACCGCTAGCGCATCTGGAGTGGCTGCTGTATCTAACCCGCCGCCACCCACGGCGCTTCGGTCCTGTCGCCGTTCGAATCGTCCTGGGACGGCTCCGACGATGA
- a CDS encoding mechanosensitive ion channel domain-containing protein, with protein sequence MQVGTVREALTAVPLRFWLAVATLALGLVLGWVTRVISRRLLRRAGVPGAIEGTTFERTAREFGTSTVAILGAIAGYFVFGIAVFAAVAVAEIEYVAQFWNAVAGFLPQLFFAIIVLIVGVVLGDKVELLVSERFRGVKLPQINVLPVVAKYSVFYLAALIALGQVGVATAALIVLLAAYVFALVFLGGLACRQLLSAGAIGAYLLLHQPYTIGDEIRVGEIRGIVQEMDLFVTHIEAEDKEYVLPNNTVFADGFALVRS encoded by the coding sequence ATGCAGGTCGGCACGGTTCGAGAGGCACTCACGGCGGTCCCCCTCCGGTTCTGGCTGGCCGTGGCGACGCTCGCACTCGGCCTCGTCTTGGGCTGGGTGACCCGGGTGATCAGCCGCCGCCTCCTCCGACGTGCGGGCGTCCCCGGCGCCATCGAGGGCACCACCTTCGAGCGCACCGCCCGCGAGTTCGGCACCTCGACGGTGGCGATCCTCGGGGCCATCGCGGGCTATTTCGTCTTCGGCATTGCGGTGTTCGCCGCCGTCGCCGTCGCCGAAATCGAGTACGTCGCCCAGTTCTGGAACGCCGTCGCGGGCTTTCTCCCCCAACTCTTTTTCGCCATCATCGTCCTCATCGTCGGCGTCGTCCTCGGCGACAAGGTGGAACTGCTCGTCTCCGAACGCTTCCGCGGGGTGAAACTCCCACAGATCAACGTCCTCCCCGTCGTGGCGAAGTACAGCGTCTTCTACCTGGCCGCCTTGATCGCCCTCGGACAGGTCGGGGTCGCCACCGCCGCGTTGATCGTGTTGCTCGCCGCCTACGTCTTCGCGCTCGTCTTCCTCGGGGGCCTCGCTTGCCGACAGTTGCTCTCGGCGGGCGCCATCGGCGCCTACCTCCTCCTCCATCAGCCGTACACCATCGGCGACGAGATCCGTGTCGGCGAGATTCGCGGCATCGTCCAGGAGATGGACCTGTTCGTCACGCACATCGAAGCGGAAGACAAGGAGTACGTCCTCCCGAACAACACGGTGTTCGCCGACGGGTTCGCACTGGTTCGGTCGTAG